A genome region from Deltaproteobacteria bacterium includes the following:
- a CDS encoding UUP1 family membrane protein, translating into MTYRIVGLGYPVFPTAPGQTWQLQINALVTPLEKECVLSLALPLDRPGNLIIEENVFSGPYHFSLQREESNRAGIWTGSDITGPEPITYRAIILYRPNRLVRKEAPGIGSYPLSIKKEEQALLEKLTARWTRLSPIARLSAVSEALQGRWGGSIPGEEELRPWHDLQNKHDRTDLILAILTAAGLPARSVQGVRLTEGVQTGLTQWIEIWTGKKWEALKSETGELYKTPVPLLPLVVGTFPPVRTTGGDLTDIRWMMSRQVVSQWKLHYEDIIRSDRILNRWSLFRLPEEFQQTFRILLLVPIGALLIGLLRNVVGFPTFGIFMPVLMALAFRNTGLVYGMSIFGGVLFFGYLARRFLDRIHLLLVPRMAVLLSLVICSFTILALLGNQYGLRQFMAVGLLPFVILTMIIERFFILIEESGLKEALLTSAGSAAVSVITYQIISWEPLQLSFFVYPELILWVAALQILLGRYTGYRLSELIRFRNFRERV; encoded by the coding sequence GTGACTTACCGCATCGTAGGGCTGGGATATCCGGTTTTCCCCACCGCGCCGGGACAGACCTGGCAGCTCCAGATCAATGCCTTGGTGACTCCACTTGAAAAGGAATGCGTCCTCTCCCTGGCCCTTCCTCTCGATCGTCCGGGAAACCTGATTATCGAAGAGAACGTCTTTTCCGGACCCTATCATTTCAGCCTCCAGAGGGAAGAATCAAACAGGGCCGGAATCTGGACCGGATCGGATATCACCGGGCCGGAGCCAATAACCTACCGGGCCATAATCCTTTATCGGCCGAATCGCTTGGTCAGGAAAGAAGCCCCCGGAATCGGATCTTACCCCCTTTCCATAAAGAAAGAGGAACAGGCCTTGCTGGAGAAGTTGACCGCCCGGTGGACCCGGCTTTCACCGATCGCTCGATTGTCGGCGGTTTCGGAAGCCCTGCAAGGAAGATGGGGTGGATCCATTCCAGGAGAGGAAGAACTCCGGCCGTGGCATGACTTGCAAAATAAGCATGACCGGACGGACCTGATTCTGGCTATCCTGACCGCTGCCGGGCTTCCGGCAAGATCCGTCCAGGGGGTCCGGTTAACCGAGGGAGTGCAAACCGGTCTCACCCAATGGATCGAAATATGGACCGGTAAAAAGTGGGAAGCCCTGAAGTCCGAAACCGGAGAGCTCTATAAGACCCCGGTGCCGCTGCTGCCCTTAGTCGTCGGAACGTTCCCCCCGGTCAGGACAACCGGTGGAGACCTTACGGATATCCGTTGGATGATGAGCCGGCAGGTGGTAAGTCAGTGGAAACTCCATTATGAAGATATCATACGGTCCGACCGTATTCTCAATCGCTGGTCCTTATTTAGGCTGCCGGAGGAATTCCAGCAAACCTTTAGAATTCTCCTTCTGGTCCCCATTGGGGCCCTTTTGATTGGTCTCCTGCGAAACGTGGTCGGCTTCCCGACTTTCGGGATTTTCATGCCGGTGCTTATGGCCCTGGCCTTCAGGAATACCGGGCTGGTTTATGGTATGAGCATCTTCGGCGGTGTTTTATTCTTTGGTTACCTGGCGCGCCGCTTTCTGGACCGGATCCATTTGCTATTGGTTCCCCGCATGGCCGTACTCCTGTCATTAGTTATCTGCTCCTTTACCATACTGGCCCTCCTGGGCAACCAGTACGGGCTCCGGCAGTTTATGGCCGTAGGCCTGCTTCCCTTTGTGATACTGACGATGATCATCGAAAGGTTCTTTATCCTTATCGAAGAGTCCGGCCTGAAGGAGGCCCTTCTGACCAGTGCCGGCAGTGCCGCTGTTTCCGTTATCACTTATCAAATTATCAGTTGGGAACCGCTCCAACTTTCCTTCTTCGTCTATCCGGAATTAATTTTATGGGTGGCGGCCCTCCAGATCCTTCTGGGCCGCTATACCGGTTACCGGCTTTCGGAGCTGATCCGTTTCCGGAACTTCAGGGAGCGGGTCTGA
- a CDS encoding ATP-dependent zinc protease translates to MTAEADDRILLGAVEEVILLPWGVKLPARIDTGAATSSLDARDLTIRDKTAEFTLPKEYGGLAISLPIVKWKTVKSAGTISQRPVVDIEMCIGPHRIRTRVNLNDRSNVKYPLILGRNTIKRRFIIDCNTSFCSPPSCPGVTPK, encoded by the coding sequence ATGACCGCAGAAGCCGACGACCGCATTTTACTCGGTGCGGTGGAGGAAGTCATTCTGTTACCCTGGGGAGTGAAATTGCCTGCCCGGATCGATACCGGTGCGGCTACTTCATCGCTGGATGCCCGGGACCTGACCATAAGGGATAAGACGGCCGAATTTACCTTGCCGAAGGAATACGGCGGCCTGGCGATCAGCTTGCCTATCGTGAAATGGAAAACCGTCAAGTCGGCCGGGACCATAAGCCAAAGACCGGTGGTGGACATAGAGATGTGTATCGGGCCCCATCGCATACGAACCCGTGTGAACCTCAATGATCGTTCCAATGTCAAGTATCCGCTGATCCTGGGGCGGAACACGATCAAACGGCGTTTTATTATCGACTGTAACACTTCCTTTTGTTCCCCGCCATCCTGCCCTGGGGTTACTCCGAAGTGA
- a CDS encoding NAD(P)-dependent glycerol-3-phosphate dehydrogenase yields MSRNKKAYKIGVVGAGSWGTALARLLAVNGYPVELWSYEEEIADQINRDRENKIFLPGVPLPVSIEPTTRLSTVLEQKDLLVLAVPSHFFRNVLNQMMSFLSQIKKDCLWITATKGIENDTLLTMSGVLKELLPPEYHSFIGCLSGPTFAKEVSRDLPTAVSLASGVEKTALTAQRFLSNTTFRVYTNLDLLGVELGGALKNVIALAAGISDGLQLGHNARAALITRGLAEICRLGEKMGASRPTFFGLAGIGDLVLTCTGDLSRNRTVGLRLGQGEKLAAILSTMTMVAEGIKTTRAAHQLAIREKIEMPIVSQIYGILYEGWDPRQAVKDLMTRDLKAEG; encoded by the coding sequence ATGTCCCGGAATAAAAAAGCCTATAAAATCGGGGTCGTGGGGGCCGGAAGCTGGGGCACGGCCCTGGCCCGATTACTGGCTGTTAACGGTTACCCGGTCGAGTTGTGGTCGTATGAAGAGGAAATAGCCGATCAGATCAACAGGGATCGGGAAAATAAAATTTTTTTACCCGGCGTACCGCTTCCGGTTTCCATCGAGCCCACGACCCGACTTTCTACGGTCCTCGAACAAAAAGACCTGCTGGTTCTAGCCGTTCCCTCCCATTTTTTCAGGAATGTCCTGAATCAGATGATGTCCTTCCTTTCTCAGATTAAAAAAGATTGCCTGTGGATCACAGCCACCAAAGGGATTGAAAACGATACCTTGTTGACGATGTCCGGGGTTCTAAAGGAATTGCTGCCCCCGGAATATCATTCTTTTATCGGTTGTCTTTCCGGTCCCACCTTTGCCAAGGAAGTTTCCAGAGACCTCCCAACGGCGGTTTCCCTGGCTTCCGGTGTAGAAAAAACCGCCCTGACGGCCCAAAGGTTTTTATCCAACACTACCTTCCGGGTCTATACCAATTTGGATCTTTTGGGTGTGGAATTAGGGGGGGCCTTGAAAAATGTGATCGCCCTGGCCGCGGGAATTTCCGATGGACTTCAGTTGGGCCATAATGCCCGGGCCGCCTTGATCACCCGCGGTCTGGCGGAGATTTGTCGCTTAGGGGAAAAAATGGGGGCCAGCCGGCCCACCTTTTTTGGATTGGCCGGCATCGGGGATTTGGTGTTAACCTGCACCGGAGACCTGAGCCGAAACCGAACCGTCGGCCTTCGCCTGGGGCAGGGAGAAAAACTGGCGGCCATCCTTTCCACCATGACCATGGTCGCCGAAGGCATAAAAACCACCCGGGCCGCCCATCAACTGGCGATTCGAGAAAAGATCGAAATGCCGATCGTTTCCCAGATATACGGCATTTTGTATGAGGGCTGGGACCCGCGACAGGCGGTGAAGGATTTGATGACCCGGGATTTGAAAGCCGAGGGATAG
- the gyrA gene encoding DNA gyrase subunit A, with amino-acid sequence MTFVSQELPINIEDEITRSYMDYAMSVIIGRALPDIRDGLKPVHRRILYSMRELGNDYNKAYKKSARIVGDVIGKYHPHGDTAVYDTIVRMAQDFSLRYPLVDGQGNFGSVDGDSPAAMRYTEIRMTRLAHEFLEDLDKETVEFIPNYDGSLKEPTILPAMVPNLLINGSSGIAVGMATNIPPHNLSEVIDGLLALIDNPDLSFKDLIHLIPGPDFPTAGFIYGSGGIYQAYQTGRGIIKLRARVLVEKKKAQGRESIVVTELPYQVNKARLIEKIAELVKEKRIEGIQDVRDESDREGMRIVIDLKKDEVVEIILNQLYKFTSMEVTFGIIFLAIVNNRPKVMDLKTILVHFLDFRKEIIRKRTAFELKEAERKAHILEGLKIALDHLDEVIALIRKAKNPAEAKSQLISRFSFSEIQAQSILEMRLQRLTNLEREKIIQDYKEILKTIERLKSILASEALILQLIREELTELKKRYGDERRTEIIEDTTEIQLEDLIVEEDMAVTISHGGYIKRNPISLYRSQRRGGRGITGMETKEDDFVEHLFIASTHNYFLFFTNLGRLYWLKVHEIPQAGRLARGKAMVNVLNLQPQEKVATTLPIRSFEEGKSIIMVTRKGMIKKTDLMSFSRPRSGGIIATIIQDGDELIAANITHGEQDIFLGTRDGLSIRFKEKDIREMGRMAQGVKGIRLSPADWVVGAEVLSQEGTILTVTENGFGKRTRTEEYREQGRAGKGIITIKTTDRNGPVVGVLQVTDEDDLMIITDRGKIIRLRIKDISVIGRNTQGVRLINLEDQEKVVSVARSAAREEEKDVPE; translated from the coding sequence ATGACTTTTGTTTCTCAGGAACTACCGATCAATATCGAAGACGAAATCACGCGCTCTTACATGGATTATGCCATGAGTGTTATCATCGGACGGGCCCTGCCGGATATCCGCGACGGGCTGAAACCGGTACACCGGCGCATCCTTTATTCCATGAGGGAATTAGGCAACGACTATAATAAGGCTTATAAAAAATCGGCCCGTATCGTCGGGGATGTGATCGGTAAATATCATCCTCACGGAGACACGGCGGTCTACGACACTATCGTGCGCATGGCCCAGGATTTTTCATTGCGCTATCCATTGGTGGACGGTCAGGGAAATTTTGGCTCCGTGGACGGAGATTCTCCGGCAGCCATGCGTTATACGGAAATCCGCATGACCCGCCTGGCCCATGAATTTCTGGAGGATCTGGATAAAGAGACGGTTGAATTTATCCCCAACTATGACGGGTCCTTAAAAGAGCCTACCATTCTGCCGGCCATGGTGCCCAATCTGCTCATTAACGGCTCCTCGGGGATCGCCGTGGGCATGGCCACCAACATCCCCCCGCACAATCTTTCGGAGGTCATCGACGGCCTGCTGGCCTTGATCGACAATCCGGACCTGTCCTTTAAGGATCTGATCCACCTGATTCCCGGCCCCGATTTTCCAACCGCCGGCTTTATTTACGGAAGTGGTGGGATCTATCAGGCCTACCAGACCGGGCGGGGCATCATAAAACTTCGGGCCAGGGTCCTGGTCGAAAAAAAGAAAGCCCAGGGCCGGGAAAGCATCGTTGTCACCGAATTGCCCTACCAGGTGAATAAGGCCAGGTTGATTGAAAAGATTGCCGAGCTGGTCAAAGAAAAAAGGATTGAAGGCATCCAGGATGTGCGGGACGAATCCGATCGAGAAGGCATGCGCATCGTCATTGATCTGAAAAAAGACGAGGTCGTGGAAATCATCTTAAACCAGCTTTATAAATTCACCTCCATGGAAGTCACCTTCGGGATCATCTTCCTGGCCATCGTCAACAACCGGCCCAAGGTCATGGACCTGAAAACCATCCTGGTCCACTTCCTGGATTTTCGCAAGGAGATCATTCGAAAACGCACGGCCTTTGAATTAAAAGAGGCAGAAAGAAAGGCCCATATACTGGAGGGATTGAAGATCGCCCTGGACCACCTGGATGAAGTCATCGCCTTGATCCGCAAGGCCAAAAATCCCGCCGAGGCCAAAAGCCAATTGATCAGCCGCTTTTCCTTTTCCGAGATCCAGGCCCAATCGATCCTGGAGATGCGCTTGCAGCGGTTGACCAACCTGGAGCGGGAAAAAATCATCCAGGATTATAAGGAAATCCTAAAAACCATCGAACGGCTGAAGTCGATCCTGGCCAGTGAGGCCCTGATCCTGCAGTTAATCCGGGAGGAATTGACGGAGCTGAAAAAACGGTACGGCGATGAGCGGCGCACTGAGATTATCGAAGATACCACCGAGATCCAGTTAGAAGACCTGATCGTCGAAGAAGACATGGCAGTGACCATTTCTCACGGCGGTTATATCAAGAGGAACCCCATCAGTCTTTACCGCAGTCAACGAAGAGGCGGGCGGGGCATCACCGGTATGGAGACCAAGGAAGATGATTTTGTGGAGCACCTCTTTATCGCCTCCACCCATAATTATTTTCTATTCTTTACCAATCTGGGAAGGCTTTACTGGTTGAAGGTCCACGAAATCCCCCAGGCCGGGCGCCTGGCCCGGGGCAAGGCCATGGTCAACGTTTTGAATCTCCAACCCCAGGAGAAAGTGGCTACCACCCTGCCGATACGATCCTTTGAAGAGGGGAAATCCATCATCATGGTGACCCGCAAAGGGATGATCAAAAAAACCGACCTGATGTCCTTCAGCCGGCCCCGGTCAGGCGGTATTATCGCCACCATCATCCAGGATGGAGATGAATTGATCGCCGCCAATATCACCCATGGGGAGCAGGACATTTTTCTGGGAACCCGCGACGGTCTTTCTATTCGCTTTAAGGAAAAAGATATCCGGGAAATGGGACGGATGGCCCAGGGGGTAAAGGGTATCCGTTTAAGCCCGGCAGACTGGGTCGTGGGAGCAGAGGTCTTGTCCCAGGAAGGGACCATCCTGACGGTTACGGAAAACGGATTCGGCAAGCGGACCAGGACGGAGGAGTATCGGGAACAGGGCCGGGCCGGTAAAGGGATCATCACGATTAAAACCACGGATAGAAACGGGCCGGTCGTGGGGGTCTTGCAGGTTACCGACGAAGACGATCTGATGATCATTACCGATCGTGGTAAAATTATTCGTTTGCGGATAAAGGACATTTCGGTGATCGGGAGAAACACCCAAGGGGTCCGGTTGATTAATCTGGAGGACCAGGAAAAGGTCGTCAGCGTGGCCCGTTCTGCCGCCCGGGAAGAAGAGAAAGATGTCCCGGAATAA